CGGACGATGAGGACTTGGAGGTCTTCAAAGAGTGGGGCGGTATCGAGCTGGGAATTACAAAACTACAGGTGGCTGGTGAGCCGCACGAAGCTCATTGACATCTGGGAGTTTCAGAAGATTGTCAATACGTGACTGTTTAATGTTGTCATTTCATTTGGGCGTTCAGGATATTAATTATGGCTTTGTAAGAAGGAGGTTTACGACTATTGAGGCTTCTTTGTATATATCACGTTGTACCTGTTATGCACTAACTAATATCCTCATTCTTTCGCGTTACATACGGAAAACTCCCCAGTCACCACCGTCTCCGTCAGCCCCGATCTCACCCCTCGTACCCTGCCCGCCGTGCGGTCTCTTTGCCCGTTCCTCGTGTGCTAGCTCCAATGTGAGGCCCAAGATGTCTCGCGTGTCACTAGGTTTAATGATACCATCATCCTATTGGACTGTAAGCTCTTTCCTTTCTGCCATGTATAGTGATATTCAACAGGCTCACCCATAATCTTGCTGTGGAATAGATTCCCATACTCTGCTTCTCAATCGCGTCTCGTAACTCctgcctcttcctctcagCTTCCTCTGcccctttttccttttcttgGGCTCGCTTGCCTTGCACAGTGTGCATGACAGTAGACAATTGATCAGGGCCCATAACGCTGATCCTCGCATTAGGCCACATGAACAGGAAGCGAGGGGAATACGCTCGTCCACACATGCCATAATTCCCCGCCCTTTTGCATCCCCATCAGCTAACTTGCGACTATACTTGTGAAAAGTTGGAAAAGATAAAATGGGGCTCACCCGTAACTTCCTCCTACAATAAAAGTATATTTTTCCACTTTTGCTCTCGCTACTGCTCTGACCATTTTCGCTCCATCTTTGGCGATACCCCCTCTTTCTGCCTTTTCGCCTACCATGTAGCCACCAACATTTACCAGGAATACGAGTGGGATGCCTCGCTGGGAGCAAAGGTTGATAAAATGGGTTGCTTTTTGGGCAGAGGGGGATAGGAGTACGCCGGCATTTGCTATGACACCAACTCTGTTTTGCCAGTGTCAACAACGACCCTTGTTTCTTCATACTATTAAAGTGTGCCAGTAACTCACGTGTACCCATGGACTTCTGCGAAACCAGTAATGATGGTTTTGCCAAACTCCTTCTTAAACTCCCTGAATTCACTTCCGTCCACCAACCTCGCGATGATTTCTCTTGGATCATAGCTTTGCTTTGGATCGGCTGGGACGATTGCGTTGAGATCTTCTGTTGGGTAAAGCGGGGGTATCACCTCTTTTATTCCAGTAGTTTTACTGGCAGACGACAGTGCTTGGGCAACAGGAATAGGAGATAAATCACGTACGGCTTCCCGCGCCAGACGAAGAGCATGGGAATCCGATGTGGCAAGATAATCTGCCACTCCTGATACCGAGGTGTGCATGTCGCCTCCACCTGTTTTCACTCTGTCAATCATAGTGCAGGGAGGAAGAGCTCGTTAAAAACGAGGGGCTCACCTAAAGCTTCCTCGTCGACTATTTCACCAGTAGCTGCTTTGACTAAAGGTGGACCGGCGAGAAAGATGCGGCCTTGGTCCTGAAACTAATCAGTCTAGTCACGCTTACCAGCATATAGAACTGCGACAAACCTTGACGATGATAACCACATCGGACATTGCAGGCATATACCTACCCTACATTAGCGCTTGCTTTAAAGCGGGAGAATTATACTCACGCTCCGCCTGCTACGCTAATTCCGTGGACCACACTAATTTGGGGAATGCCCATTCCAGACATCCTTGCAATGTTGTAAAAAATTCTTCCAAAATGATCCTTCTTGCGTGTCAGTACTTTAACTCAAACTTTTCCGATAGATGTGACTGACATGATCTGGGAACACCTCTGCTTGATATGGCAACGCAGCGCCTCCAGATTCGACAAGGTAGATGCAAGGCAGAGCATTTTCGAGAGCAATTTGTTGGGCTCTCAAGTGCTTCTTCACCTGGATGACGAAATTCCCAGCTCGGTAAGTCTCTCAAGTTGTCAGAGCAGTTGAATTGACTCACGGTGAGGGGGAAATAGGTGCCGCCTTTGACCGTCGGGTCATTGGCTATGATCATACATTTCCTCCCTGCTACCATTCCTAAGCAGTGTCAGTAGCTTACCATTACATAGTCTGTAGGGCAGCTTACCTATACCGGTAACTATTCCAGCCCCTGGTAAGGCATCAGGATACACGTCATGTGCTGCCAGAGGTGAAAGCTCCAGGAATGGACTGGCTGGATCGAGTAGCGCGGACACCCTATCCACCTATCAGCTCGTTCAATAGCCAGTATTGAAAATGCTCATACGGACCTCTCTCTCACGGACAGTTTACCGG
This DNA window, taken from Cryptococcus gattii WM276 chromosome C, complete sequence, encodes the following:
- a CDS encoding Acetyl/propionyl CoA carboxylase, beta subunit, putative (Similar to TIGR gene model, INSD accession AAW42230.1) translates to MYPRSFTLPPGRPRTPSYVFLSLARTLIPQPPPPLVSSRPLPTSFKKASPQSESNKLFMEGLIRETETLRAQAKEGGGQKVLDRWKAKGTGKLSVRERVSALLDPASPFLELSPLAAHDVYPDALPGAGIVTGIGMVAGRKCMIIANDPTVKGGTYFPLTVKKHLRAQQIALENALPCIYLVESGGAALPYQAEVFPDHDHFGRIFYNIARMSGMGIPQISVVHGISVAGGAYMPAMSDVVIIVKDQGRIFLAGPPLVKAATGEIVDEEALGGGDMHTSVSGVADYLATSDSHALRLAREAVRDLSPIPVAQALSSASKTTGIKEVIPPLYPTEDLNAIVPADPKQSYDPREIIARLVDGSEFREFKKEFGKTIITGFAEVHGYTVGVIANAGVLLSPSAQKATHFINLCSQRGIPLVFLVNVGGYMVGEKAERGGIAKDGAKMVRAVARAKVEKYTFIVGGSYGAGNYGMCGRAYSPRFLFMWPNARISVMGPDQLSTVMHTVQGKRAQEKEKGAEEAERKRQELRDAIEKQSMGIYSTARLWDDGIIKPSDTRDILGLTLELAHEERAKRPHGGQGTRGEIGADGDGGDWGVFRM